The nucleotide sequence GCGGTAACCTGCACCGGATGGCAAAACGACTAGGGATAAAATAACAAACCCCGGCATGACCGGGGTTTGAAGGACAGGCTAGCGAAGCATCAATCGCAGCGGGTGCATTTCTGCGCCTGTATCACCTGGAAGAAGTCGTTGCCCTTGTCATCCACCAGGATGAAGGCCGGGAAGTCTTCCACTTCGATTTTCCAGATAGCTTCCATACCCAGTTCCGGGTATTCGACACACTCCAGGCTCTTGATGCTGTTCTGCGCCAGAATCGCTGCCGGGCCGCCGATGCTGCCGAGGTAGAATCCGCCGTGTTTATGACAGGCGTCGGTCACCTGCTGGCTGCGGTTGCCCTTGGCCAGCATCACCATGCTGGCGCTGTGGGATTGCAGCAGATCAACGTAGGAGTCCATACGGCCGGCGGTCGTCGGGCCGAGCGAACCGGAGGCGTAGCCTTCCGGCGTTTTGGCCGGGCCGGCGTAGTAGATCGGGTGATCTTTTACGTATTGCGGCAGCTCGCCGCCGTTGTCCAGCAGCTCTTTCAGCTTGGCGTGCGCAATGTCGCGCGCCACGATGATGGTGCCGTTGAGCGACAGGCGGGTGGAAACCGGGTACTGCGACAGCGTCTTGAGAATATCGGCCATCGGGCGGTTCAGGTCGATGCGCACCACTTCGCCTTCGCCGGCCTGACGCAGATGTTCCGGAATGTACTTGCCGGGGTTGGTTTCCAACTGTTCCAGCCAGATGCCCTGACGGTTAATCTTGGCCTTGATGTTGCGGTCCGCCGAGCAGGACACACCCATGCCGACCGGGCAGGAAGCGCCATGACGCGGCAGACGAATCACCCGCACATCGTGGGCGAAGTATTTGCCGCCGAACTGGGCGCCGAGCCCCAGATTGCGCGCTTCTTCCAGCAGTTCCTGTTCCAGCGCCACATCGCGGAACGCCTGACCATGCTCGTTGCCTTCGGTCGGCAGCTCGTCGTAATAGTGGGTGGACGCCAGTTTGACGGTTTTCAGGTTGGTTTCCGCCGAGGTGCCGCCGATGACGAACGCAATGTGGTACGGCGGGCAGGCCGCGGTGCCCAGCGTACGCATTTTTTCCACCAGATAGTTGGTCAGCTTGCCCGGCGACAGCAGCGCTTTGGTTTCCTGATACAGGTAGGTCTTGTTGGCGGAACCGCCGCCTTTGGTGACGAACAGGAATTTGTACTCATCGC is from Dickeya dianthicola NCPPB 453 and encodes:
- the fumA gene encoding class I fumarate hydratase FumA, with protein sequence MSNKPFYYQDSFPLAKDKTEYRLISSDFVSVSQFEGQDILKVDPQGLTLLAQQAFHDASFLLRPSHQQQVADILLDPEASENDRYVALQFLRNSEIAAKGILPTCQDTGTAIIVGKKGQRVWTGGNDAEALSRGVYNTFIEDNLRYSQNAALDMYNEVNTGTNLPAQIDLYSTEGDEYKFLFVTKGGGSANKTYLYQETKALLSPGKLTNYLVEKMRTLGTAACPPYHIAFVIGGTSAETNLKTVKLASTHYYDELPTEGNEHGQAFRDVALEQELLEEARNLGLGAQFGGKYFAHDVRVIRLPRHGASCPVGMGVSCSADRNIKAKINRQGIWLEQLETNPGKYIPEHLRQAGEGEVVRIDLNRPMADILKTLSQYPVSTRLSLNGTIIVARDIAHAKLKELLDNGGELPQYVKDHPIYYAGPAKTPEGYASGSLGPTTAGRMDSYVDLLQSHSASMVMLAKGNRSQQVTDACHKHGGFYLGSIGGPAAILAQNSIKSLECVEYPELGMEAIWKIEVEDFPAFILVDDKGNDFFQVIQAQKCTRCD